Proteins co-encoded in one Actinomadura luteofluorescens genomic window:
- a CDS encoding MMPL family transporter — MSAPSPAPPRPRTHRLAGLIAGRRTKWAVLALWVVLLAALGPLAGKLGDVEKNDAASWLPAGAESTRVVELQERFRKDETMLAVIVYERSGGITAADKAKAESDVAAFQKLPGAQKAQGPFPSKDGKALQTLVPLTDEDLTAAVDQARDLAERGPPGLASHVTGPAGGGADQFEVFQSLDGFLLMAAGLVVIVLLLFIYRSPVLWFVPVLSAVFALGLAQSTVYLLAKYADLTVNGQSAGILTVLVFGVATDYALLLVARYREELHRHEDRHEAMAYALHRAAPAVIASAATVAVGLLCLLLADMNSTAGMGPVAAAGVLTALAAMTTLLPALLVICGRWLFWPLIPRYDAKYLEPEAYEAEHGVWSRVAGMVGKRPRALWAVTMLGLIVLTLGLGSLKADGLSDAGQFTGKPDSVKGSEVIARHYAAGSGSPALVIGKAPASDQLARAVRGTPGVAEVSDPVTAGGLVKYEATLKDAADSQAARATIDRLRDAVHAVPSADAKVGGTTATYLDIKRASTRDNKVIIPIVLAVVLLILIALLRAVVAPLLMMGTVVLSFLASLGACAVIFEHVFGFEGTDSGFPLLAFIFLVALGVDYNIFLMHRVREESQTLGTRRGIQRGLTVTGGVITSAGLVLAATFASMVTLPLVFMVEMGFAVAFGVLLDTLVVRSLLLPALSYDIGRRIWTPGRLAKEAPAAPAKVLDPVG, encoded by the coding sequence ATGAGCGCACCTAGCCCGGCTCCCCCGAGGCCGCGGACACACCGCCTGGCCGGACTGATCGCCGGACGGCGCACGAAATGGGCCGTCCTGGCCCTGTGGGTCGTCCTGCTGGCCGCTCTCGGCCCCCTCGCCGGCAAGCTCGGCGACGTCGAGAAGAACGACGCCGCGTCCTGGCTGCCCGCCGGGGCCGAGTCCACCCGGGTCGTGGAGTTGCAGGAGCGGTTCCGCAAGGACGAGACGATGCTCGCCGTCATCGTCTACGAGCGGTCCGGCGGGATCACCGCGGCGGACAAGGCCAAGGCCGAGTCCGACGTGGCCGCCTTCCAGAAGCTGCCCGGAGCGCAGAAGGCCCAGGGGCCGTTCCCGTCCAAGGACGGCAAGGCTCTGCAGACCCTCGTGCCCCTGACGGACGAGGACCTCACGGCCGCCGTCGACCAGGCGCGCGACCTCGCCGAGCGCGGGCCCCCCGGACTGGCCTCGCACGTCACCGGCCCCGCAGGCGGCGGCGCCGACCAGTTCGAGGTCTTCCAGAGCCTGGACGGCTTCCTGCTCATGGCCGCCGGCCTCGTCGTCATCGTCCTGCTGCTGTTCATCTACCGCAGCCCCGTGCTGTGGTTCGTCCCCGTCCTGAGCGCCGTCTTCGCCCTGGGGCTCGCCCAGTCGACCGTGTACCTGCTCGCCAAGTACGCGGACCTCACCGTCAACGGCCAGAGCGCCGGCATCCTGACCGTCCTCGTCTTCGGTGTCGCCACCGACTACGCGCTGCTGCTCGTCGCCCGCTACAGGGAAGAACTGCACCGGCACGAGGACCGGCACGAAGCCATGGCCTACGCGCTGCACCGCGCCGCGCCCGCCGTCATCGCCTCCGCCGCCACCGTGGCCGTCGGCCTGCTGTGCCTGCTGCTCGCCGACATGAACTCCACCGCAGGGATGGGCCCCGTGGCCGCCGCAGGCGTCCTCACCGCGCTCGCCGCCATGACGACCCTCCTGCCCGCCCTCCTGGTCATCTGCGGCCGCTGGCTGTTCTGGCCGCTCATCCCCCGCTACGACGCCAAGTACCTGGAGCCCGAGGCCTACGAGGCCGAGCACGGCGTCTGGAGCCGTGTGGCGGGGATGGTGGGCAAGCGCCCGCGCGCGCTCTGGGCCGTGACCATGCTCGGCCTCATCGTCCTCACGCTCGGGCTGGGCTCGCTCAAGGCGGACGGCCTGTCGGACGCCGGCCAGTTCACCGGCAAGCCCGACTCGGTGAAGGGCTCGGAGGTCATCGCACGGCACTACGCCGCCGGTTCCGGCTCCCCGGCCCTCGTCATCGGCAAGGCCCCCGCGTCCGACCAGCTCGCCCGGGCCGTGCGGGGGACGCCGGGCGTCGCCGAAGTCAGCGACCCCGTCACCGCCGGCGGCCTGGTCAAGTACGAGGCGACGCTGAAGGACGCCGCCGACAGCCAGGCCGCGCGCGCGACCATCGACCGGCTGCGGGACGCGGTGCACGCCGTCCCGTCCGCGGACGCCAAGGTCGGCGGCACGACCGCGACATACCTGGACATCAAGCGCGCCTCCACCCGCGACAACAAGGTCATCATCCCGATCGTGCTGGCCGTGGTGCTGCTCATCCTCATCGCGCTGCTGCGCGCCGTCGTCGCGCCGCTGCTGATGATGGGCACCGTGGTGCTGTCGTTCCTCGCCTCGCTCGGCGCCTGCGCGGTCATCTTCGAGCACGTCTTCGGGTTCGAGGGCACCGACTCCGGATTCCCCCTGCTGGCCTTCATCTTCCTGGTCGCGCTGGGGGTCGACTACAACATCTTCCTGATGCACCGCGTCCGGGAGGAGTCGCAGACCCTCGGCACCCGGCGCGGCATCCAGCGGGGCCTCACCGTCACCGGCGGTGTGATCACCTCGGCCGGGCTCGTGCTCGCGGCCACCTTCGCGTCCATGGTCACGCTGCCGCTGGTGTTCATGGTCGAGATGGGCTTCGCGGTCGCGTTCGGCGTCCTGCTCGACACCCTCGTCGTCCGGTCGCTGCTGCTGCCCGCCCTGTCCTACGACATCGGGCGGCGGATCTGGACGCCGGGACGGCTCGCCAAGGAGGCGCCCGCCGCGCCGGCCAAGGTGCTGGACCCGGTCGGCTGA
- a CDS encoding S-methyl-5'-thioadenosine phosphorylase, with protein MSTSASPSQPTAEIGVIGGSGFYSFLDDIEEVRVDTPYGPPSDPIAVGELAGRRVAFVPRHGRDHRFPPHKIPYRANLWALRSLGVRQVLAPCAVGSLTPDLGPGTLAVPDQLADRTSGRDQTYYDQGAAVHVSFSDPYCPAGRRAAVESAQASGWDPVDRGTLVVIEGPRFSTRAESRWFAAQGWTLIGMTGHPEAVLARELALCYTSLCLVTDLDAGIEEGEGVTMEEVLRVFGENIDRLRGVVGDVVKALPAERTCGCATVLDGIELPLELP; from the coding sequence ATGTCCACTTCGGCTTCCCCGTCGCAACCCACCGCCGAGATCGGGGTCATCGGCGGCTCCGGGTTCTACTCGTTCCTCGACGACATCGAGGAGGTGCGGGTCGACACCCCCTACGGCCCGCCCAGCGACCCCATCGCGGTCGGCGAGCTCGCGGGCCGCCGCGTCGCCTTCGTCCCCCGGCACGGCCGCGACCACCGCTTCCCCCCGCACAAGATCCCCTACCGGGCCAACCTGTGGGCGCTGCGGTCCCTCGGCGTCCGCCAGGTGCTGGCGCCGTGCGCGGTCGGCTCCCTCACCCCCGACCTCGGGCCCGGCACGCTGGCCGTCCCCGACCAGCTCGCCGACCGGACGTCGGGGCGCGACCAGACCTACTACGACCAGGGCGCCGCCGTCCACGTCTCGTTCTCCGACCCGTACTGCCCGGCGGGCCGCCGCGCCGCCGTCGAGTCCGCGCAGGCCTCCGGGTGGGACCCGGTCGACCGCGGCACGCTCGTCGTCATCGAGGGCCCCCGCTTCTCGACCCGCGCCGAGTCCCGGTGGTTCGCCGCGCAGGGGTGGACGCTGATCGGGATGACCGGCCACCCGGAGGCCGTCCTCGCCCGCGAGCTGGCGCTCTGCTACACCTCGCTCTGCCTCGTCACCGACCTCGACGCGGGCATCGAGGAAGGCGAGGGCGTCACGATGGAGGAGGTCCTGCGCGTCTTCGGCGAGAACATCGACCGGCTCCGCGGCGTCGTCGGCGACGTCGTCAAGGCGCTGCCCGCCGAGCGCACCTGCGGCTGCGCCACCGTCCTTGACGGCATCGAACTCCCCCTGGAACTGCCGTGA
- a CDS encoding RcpC/CpaB family pilus assembly protein produces MSARLSRLRRPLAALFAAAAAGLALLALRPGPPPSVRVLAAARDLPAGTPLAPSDLRGLDLPPSAVPSGALRTGGAGRVLAGPMRRGEPLTDARVVGAALLRGYGPGTVATPVRLADAGAARLVHPGDRVDVLTVPEADPANGPPGARPRWDAARVVVSEVPVIAIPAPDENDPRDGALVVLATDRPQAMALAGAAAPLALTIT; encoded by the coding sequence GTGAGCGCCCGCTTATCCCGCCTGCGGCGGCCGCTGGCGGCGCTGTTCGCCGCGGCCGCCGCGGGCCTGGCGCTCCTGGCTCTGCGGCCCGGCCCGCCGCCGTCCGTCCGCGTCCTCGCCGCCGCCCGCGACCTGCCCGCCGGAACGCCCCTCGCCCCGTCCGACCTTCGCGGCCTCGACCTGCCGCCGTCCGCCGTCCCGTCGGGCGCGCTCCGCACGGGCGGCGCCGGCCGCGTCCTCGCCGGCCCCATGCGCCGCGGCGAACCCCTCACCGACGCCCGCGTCGTCGGCGCCGCGCTCCTTCGCGGCTACGGCCCCGGCACGGTCGCCACGCCGGTCCGTCTGGCCGACGCCGGCGCCGCCCGCCTCGTCCACCCCGGCGACCGTGTGGACGTCCTGACCGTCCCCGAGGCCGACCCCGCGAACGGCCCGCCCGGCGCCCGCCCCCGCTGGGACGCGGCCCGCGTGGTGGTCTCCGAAGTCCCGGTCATAGCGATCCCGGCCCCGGACGAGAACGACCCCCGCGACGGCGCCCTCGTCGTCCTGGCGACCGACCGTCCCCAGGCGATGGCCCTGGCCGGCGCCGCCGCGCCCCTGGCCCTGACCATCACCTGA
- a CDS encoding MscL family protein translates to MSGFKKFLLRGNLVELAVAFVVGAAFAGLVKDFANSFITPLIALLGGKPDYTRLAVDINGTTFPYGVFVTSAVAFFITALIVYFLVVLPTTKLIERMDRGKEATERECPQCLSDIPVKARRCRYCTAEVVPAHEVPSAR, encoded by the coding sequence ATGAGCGGATTCAAGAAGTTCCTCCTCCGCGGGAACCTCGTCGAACTGGCGGTGGCGTTCGTCGTCGGAGCGGCGTTCGCCGGGCTCGTGAAGGACTTCGCGAACTCCTTCATCACCCCGTTGATCGCGCTTCTCGGCGGCAAGCCCGACTACACGCGCCTGGCCGTCGACATCAACGGCACCACGTTCCCGTACGGCGTCTTCGTGACCTCGGCGGTCGCATTCTTCATCACCGCCCTGATCGTCTACTTCCTGGTCGTGCTCCCGACGACCAAGCTGATCGAGCGGATGGACCGCGGCAAGGAGGCCACCGAGCGCGAGTGCCCGCAGTGCCTCAGCGACATCCCGGTGAAGGCCCGCCGCTGCCGCTACTGCACCGCGGAGGTCGTCCCCGCCCACGAGGTGCCGTCCGCCCGATGA
- a CDS encoding D-alanyl-D-alanine carboxypeptidase family protein: MPNPRSAALTAVFLVMTTLSPHGAANAAAGADPLESLRREATKARTELEKATEKMETRKKDLAGSQVKLRATLKDLAGAEAELNRIREPLARLANTSYQQSGAAGSMAIFGGGDPSTALRSTADVTLMARSQQALVERADELQDRRQRLASTAQELQSRNAVEQTRLQQEVDGLKSRSAQLTKQLNAMLDKLAVTRQKRLELGCDKSLAKESKKFPNGLIPSKYLCPLPQKNGHRLRADAALAFYKLNEAYKRSFGRDMCVTDAYRSLSDQHRVYAQRPGFAAVPGTSNHGKGQALDLCGGVQSSGSAQFNWMEAHAGKYGWIHPAWAYSNPFEPWHWEFGTENG; encoded by the coding sequence GTGCCGAACCCCCGGTCGGCGGCGCTGACCGCGGTCTTCCTGGTGATGACGACGCTCTCACCGCACGGCGCCGCGAACGCGGCCGCGGGGGCCGACCCGCTGGAGTCGCTGCGCCGCGAGGCGACGAAGGCGCGCACCGAGCTCGAGAAGGCCACCGAGAAGATGGAGACCCGGAAGAAGGACCTGGCCGGGTCGCAGGTGAAGCTGCGCGCCACGCTGAAGGATCTCGCCGGGGCCGAGGCGGAGCTGAACCGGATCCGCGAGCCGCTGGCCAGGCTCGCGAACACCTCCTACCAGCAGAGCGGCGCGGCCGGCTCCATGGCGATCTTCGGGGGCGGGGATCCGAGCACGGCGCTGCGGTCGACGGCGGACGTGACGCTCATGGCGAGGTCGCAGCAGGCGCTCGTGGAGCGTGCCGACGAGCTCCAGGACCGGCGGCAGCGGCTCGCCTCCACGGCGCAGGAGCTGCAGTCGCGCAACGCGGTCGAGCAGACCCGCCTCCAGCAGGAGGTGGACGGGTTGAAGAGCCGGTCGGCGCAGCTGACCAAGCAGCTCAACGCGATGCTCGACAAGCTGGCGGTGACGCGGCAGAAGCGGCTCGAACTCGGCTGCGACAAGTCACTGGCGAAGGAGTCGAAGAAGTTCCCCAACGGGCTCATCCCGTCGAAGTACCTGTGCCCCCTGCCGCAGAAGAACGGCCACAGGCTGCGGGCGGACGCGGCGCTCGCGTTCTACAAGCTGAACGAGGCGTACAAGCGCAGTTTCGGCCGCGACATGTGCGTGACGGACGCCTATCGGAGCCTGTCCGACCAGCATCGTGTCTACGCGCAGCGGCCCGGCTTCGCCGCCGTCCCCGGGACGAGCAACCACGGCAAGGGCCAGGCGCTCGACCTGTGCGGTGGTGTGCAGAGTTCGGGTTCCGCCCAGTTCAACTGGATGGAGGCCCACGCCGGGAAGTACGGATGGATCCACCCGGCCTGGGCCTACAGCAACCCCTTCGAGCCCTGGCACTGGGAGTTCGGGACGGAGAACGGGTGA